A genomic window from Vigna radiata var. radiata cultivar VC1973A chromosome 2, Vradiata_ver6, whole genome shotgun sequence includes:
- the LOC106755797 gene encoding probable BOI-related E3 ubiquitin-protein ligase 3 encodes MAIQTQWYPNNSASPFWNNGHCAHGFIDSGISFQHKHQQQLPEQHLGELCNGSQGGNFDPNLHVCSSKGMNSPVFAVQFQKQWEEIDQYMKSEDEKLRYMIKEHGKQQVMALLKKLETRTLHVLREKDVEIAQAMKRRLELEEYLRKLEAENNRWQRLAQEKENMALSLYKTLEEMTEGGNFLNNGAVANDAVSCCGETGGTEEREEEGTAEKGLECGGVNEVEQITRKGGVMLCKSCHSRSSCFLFLPCRHLSSCKVCNASLEACPVCRTPKKATIELRL; translated from the exons ATGGCTATTCAAACGCAGTGGTATCCGAATAATTCTGCTTCTCCATTCTGGAACAATGGTCATTGTGCTCATGGCTTCATCGACTCAGGCATCAGTTTTCAGCACAAGCATCAGCAACAGCTACCAGAACAGCATTTGGGAGAGTTATGCAATGGGAGTCAGGGAGGGAACTTTGATCCAAATCTTCATGTCTGTAGTTCAAAAGGGATGAATTCTCCTGTGTTTGCTGTTCAGTTTCAGAAACAATGGGAAGAGATTGATCAGTATATGAAATCTGAG GATGAGAAATTGAGATATATGATAAAAGAGCACGGGAAACAACAGGTGATGGCATTGTTGAAAAAACTGGAAACTCGTACTCTTCATGTCCTGAGGGAAAAAGATGTAGAAATTGCACAAGCCATGAAGAGAAGGTTAGAGTTAGAAGAGTATTTGAGAAAGTTAGAGGCGGAAAACAACAGATGGCAGAGGTTGGCTCAGGAGAAGGAAAACATGGCATTGTCTCTATACAAAACGCTGGAGGAAATGACAGAAGGTGGAAACTTTTTGAACAATGGGGCAGTGGCAAATGATGCAGTGTCGTGCTGTGGCGAAACTGGAGGAACAGAAgagagggaagaagaaggaactGCAGAAAAAGGTTTAGAATGTGGAGGGGTGAATGAAGTTGAACAGATTACGAGAAAAGGAGGAGTAATGCTTTGTAAAAGCTGCCATTCTAGGAGCTCGTGCTTTCTGTTCCTCCCATGCAGGCACCTTTCTTCCTGCAAAGTTTGCAACGCTTCCCTCGAGGCTTGCCCCGTCTGCAGAACACCAAAGAAGGCTACCATTGAGTTGAGACTTTGA